The following coding sequences lie in one Flavobacterium sediminis genomic window:
- a CDS encoding G-D-S-L family lipolytic protein has protein sequence MKNKFIYLAILAAGFASCEPEFENDVDANYTSGNADFTSYVAVGNSLTAGYMDGTVYKTGQMNSYPNMLAQQFALVGGGSFTQPYYGDDANNLGGLTLGGVQIASTRLVIDASEGRPENITGTPTIEVSDIHAGPYNNMGVPGAKSFHLVANGYGNVAGVAIGAANPYFVRMASSSSTSVLADAMAMDPTFFTNWIGSNDVLAYATNGGAQDDGMTPAEDHNETGNMDPSTYGGNDITNAMVFGNVYSTIVNTLTSGGAKGVVATIPSVTSIPYFTTVPYAPLSPAALGGQSNIDLLNANLYGPLDAVFTAYGEPNRINPLSSVAVNPILIYDADAADRTAQISGALQMQGYPASIADEIGMAYGKARQANTADLVVLPASSVIGTVNSGASATLASLGLNINGVSYPMANRWVLTANEKAKVAAATDAFNATIVSIANTNDLAVADMNTMMNLLVNGLRIETGQIFTADYFSGIETENEVLFSLDGVHPNAKGYAVITNSIINLINQYYNANLPLKYVNDYPGIHIVGSN, from the coding sequence ATGAAAAATAAATTTATATACTTAGCGATTTTAGCTGCCGGTTTTGCTTCATGTGAGCCGGAGTTTGAAAATGATGTAGATGCTAACTACACCTCTGGGAATGCTGATTTTACATCGTATGTAGCAGTAGGTAATTCATTAACTGCAGGTTATATGGACGGTACTGTTTATAAAACAGGTCAGATGAATTCGTATCCTAATATGCTGGCACAACAATTTGCTTTAGTAGGAGGTGGAAGTTTTACTCAGCCTTATTACGGAGATGATGCAAATAATTTAGGAGGATTGACTTTAGGAGGGGTTCAGATTGCTTCGACAAGATTGGTAATTGATGCTTCTGAAGGAAGACCGGAAAATATAACAGGAACGCCTACAATAGAAGTATCGGATATTCATGCAGGACCTTATAATAATATGGGGGTTCCGGGCGCAAAATCATTTCATTTAGTAGCAAATGGATATGGGAATGTCGCAGGAGTTGCTATTGGGGCAGCTAATCCGTATTTTGTAAGAATGGCTAGTAGTTCTAGTACATCGGTTTTAGCAGATGCAATGGCTATGGATCCGACTTTCTTTACAAATTGGATCGGTTCTAATGATGTTTTGGCATATGCAACTAACGGTGGTGCTCAAGATGACGGAATGACTCCGGCTGAAGATCACAATGAAACAGGAAATATGGATCCTTCAACTTACGGAGGTAATGATATTACAAATGCAATGGTATTCGGAAATGTTTATTCAACAATTGTGAATACATTGACTTCCGGTGGTGCTAAAGGGGTGGTAGCAACAATTCCTAGTGTAACATCAATCCCTTATTTTACAACAGTTCCTTATGCTCCGCTTTCTCCAGCAGCTCTAGGAGGACAGTCTAATATTGATTTGTTAAATGCAAATTTATACGGACCATTGGATGCAGTTTTTACTGCTTATGGCGAACCTAATAGAATTAATCCGCTTTCCTCAGTTGCAGTTAATCCGATTTTAATTTATGATGCAGATGCAGCTGATAGAACAGCTCAAATTTCCGGAGCTTTACAAATGCAGGGGTATCCGGCAAGTATTGCTGATGAAATAGGAATGGCTTATGGTAAAGCACGTCAGGCAAATACTGCTGATTTAGTAGTTTTACCGGCATCTTCAGTTATCGGTACGGTTAATTCAGGGGCTTCGGCAACTTTAGCATCGTTAGGGTTAAACATTAATGGTGTTTCTTATCCTATGGCAAACAGATGGGTGTTAACAGCTAATGAAAAAGCGAAAGTAGCTGCGGCAACTGATGCTTTCAATGCTACGATTGTTTCCATTGCTAATACAAATGATTTGGCTGTGGCAGATATGAATACAATGATGAATTTGTTAGTAAACGGATTGAGAATCGAAACCGGTCAGATTTTTACTGCTGATTATTTTAGTGGTATTGAAACTGAAAATGAAGTATTGTTTTCTTTAGACGGTGTTCATCCGAATGCAAAAGGATATGCAGTTATTACGAATTCGATCATTAATTTGATCAACCAATACTACAATGCAAATTTACCGTTGAAGTATGTGAATGACTATCCGGGGATCCATATTGTAGGCTCAAACTAG